In the Desulforhopalus sp. genome, one interval contains:
- a CDS encoding GGGtGRT protein, with translation MALFESYDRRIGQIIPVLEKYGMKSLEEAEGVCKDYGVDVAAIVRGIQPICFENAVWAYTLGAAIAIKKGQKRAAEIAATLGEGLQAFCIPGSVADDRKVGIGHGNLAAMLLSEETSCFAFLAGHESFAAAEGAIGIARSANRVRQNPLRVILNGLGKDAAKIISRINGFTYVETKFDYAAGKLNVVAETPYSQGERGKVRCFGADDVREGVAINHMEGVDVSITGNSTNPTRFQHPVAGTYKKECVQQGKKYFSVASGGGTGRTLHPDNMGAGPASYGMTDTMGRMHSDAQFAGSSSVPAHVEMMGLIGMGNNPMVGASVSVAVALEQAGNTNK, from the coding sequence ATGGCACTGTTTGAAAGTTACGACAGGCGGATAGGTCAGATTATTCCGGTCCTGGAAAAATATGGCATGAAGTCCCTGGAAGAGGCCGAAGGGGTCTGCAAGGACTACGGCGTCGACGTTGCCGCCATTGTCCGCGGCATCCAGCCGATCTGTTTCGAAAATGCGGTCTGGGCCTATACCCTCGGGGCGGCCATCGCCATCAAAAAGGGACAGAAAAGGGCGGCGGAGATCGCCGCAACGCTGGGTGAAGGGCTGCAGGCCTTCTGCATCCCCGGCTCGGTTGCCGACGACCGCAAGGTCGGCATCGGCCACGGTAACCTCGCCGCCATGCTGCTCAGTGAAGAAACCTCCTGCTTCGCCTTCCTCGCCGGCCATGAGTCCTTCGCCGCCGCTGAAGGGGCGATCGGCATCGCCAGGTCGGCCAACCGGGTGCGCCAAAACCCGCTGCGGGTCATTCTCAATGGCCTTGGCAAGGACGCCGCCAAGATCATTTCCAGAATCAACGGCTTTACCTATGTCGAGACAAAATTCGACTACGCCGCCGGCAAACTGAATGTCGTTGCCGAGACCCCCTATTCGCAAGGGGAGCGGGGCAAGGTGCGCTGCTTCGGCGCCGACGACGTCCGCGAAGGCGTGGCCATTAACCATATGGAAGGGGTCGACGTGTCGATCACCGGCAACTCGACCAATCCCACCCGTTTCCAGCATCCGGTTGCCGGCACCTACAAGAAGGAATGCGTCCAGCAGGGCAAAAAGTATTTCTCGGTGGCCTCGGGCGGCGGTACCGGCCGAACCCTGCACCCGGATAATATGGGCGCCGGTCCCGCCTCCTACGGCATGACCGATACCATGGGCCGGATGCACTCCGACGCCCAGTTTGCCGGCTCCTCTTCAGTTCCGGCACATGTCGAGATGATGGGCCTCATCGGCATGGGCAACAACCCGATGGTCGGTGCCTCGGTGTCAGTCGCTGTGGCCCTGGAACAGGCAGGAAATACTAACAAATAA
- a CDS encoding insulinase family protein: protein MTFSQGSTYAGFFLKTHTFLKEINSDVYLFEHELLKCPLLAIKNSDTNKTFTVAFNTVPTDSTGVAHILEHSVLMGSKKYPVKDVFGEINKGGLTTFLNAMTGADITYYPFATRNLKEYFNIMDVYCDVVFNPLLAKSTFEQEGWHYHQEGPESPLEFQGVVYNEMKGAFSDPIRHIFHNIFGGLMPGSTYAHESGGDPKNIPDLTFEQFCQFHKDHYHPSNGFFLLYGDAPLLDELHFLQDRFLSAYAAGKKAMITQGDSPTEPVYISESYAVDSGETEAKTFLAVGTNVATIAMRQENTAFQIIANILFNSDGSPLKNAIVSSGLCKDFGGFFMANSSSKTLMITYLVGSEAGHRDTFLSLYKTTLEKMVEEGLDHDLVLAELNKFEFSLREDASKAQRGLDLLSKAMLGLRYGTDPIENLTSEELIATLRRKALNEGYFEELIKHYLLDNQATVVVTLSPDPEKQKRSQTEEQARLAAHDATLSEAERSARINRTRELLEEQLEPNSLATLSLLPQLSLSDLGTGVDFPKAMPTEMFGQQVLVSELATNHITYLDVGFDFSCLPPQLLPLLDLFGTIATEIGTKRLSYQQFAKEIATCTGAFSHTLTTYTNRRQPGSTRPVFWLHLKCLPDYLDQALNLLAEVFASVSFADRARIREIVGREFAWAEHSAHSEGYNLPSTRVFAHLSTAGLYNELVSGVTAYLALKDLAVNYEAKEETFLAALQQIAGLLFNRNNLILATTADGRELRPLMQLGRCITDALPATPLASYTLPAPQLATHEAFITSAEVVFAVQGGNLLKNSEGYNGHFEVLKTYLSRDYLWNTVRQMGGAYGCFIQFGQLTGNLAYVSYRDPQVKKTYDAYNAVPAVVAGLDLPDKVLEQLIIGTYGNFDPLQSAAAKGATARNDYLNGIDPEFKQQRLTEITATTLADLRSFAPAFAAMTAGSHRAIIGNRSKIEAAGSLFDSIVEL from the coding sequence ATGACTTTCAGCCAAGGTTCCACCTATGCCGGCTTTTTCCTCAAGACCCATACCTTCCTCAAAGAAATCAACTCGGACGTCTACCTCTTTGAGCATGAGCTTCTGAAATGCCCGCTCCTGGCAATCAAAAACAGCGACACCAACAAGACCTTCACCGTCGCCTTCAACACCGTCCCCACCGACTCCACCGGGGTGGCGCATATCCTTGAGCACTCGGTACTCATGGGCTCAAAAAAATATCCGGTCAAGGACGTCTTCGGCGAGATCAACAAGGGCGGGCTGACCACCTTTCTCAATGCCATGACCGGCGCCGACATCACCTACTACCCTTTTGCCACCCGCAACCTGAAAGAATATTTCAACATCATGGATGTCTATTGCGATGTGGTCTTCAATCCGCTGCTGGCTAAAAGCACCTTCGAGCAGGAAGGCTGGCACTATCACCAGGAAGGCCCGGAAAGCCCGCTCGAATTTCAGGGAGTCGTCTACAACGAGATGAAGGGGGCCTTCTCCGACCCCATCCGCCATATCTTCCATAATATCTTTGGCGGCCTCATGCCCGGATCAACCTACGCCCACGAATCCGGCGGCGATCCAAAAAACATCCCCGACCTGACCTTCGAGCAGTTCTGCCAATTCCACAAGGACCACTATCACCCGAGCAACGGCTTCTTCCTCCTCTATGGCGATGCCCCTTTGCTGGACGAATTGCATTTTCTCCAGGACCGGTTTTTATCCGCTTATGCGGCGGGCAAAAAGGCCATGATCACCCAGGGCGACTCGCCGACGGAACCGGTGTACATAAGCGAAAGCTACGCCGTCGACAGCGGCGAAACCGAGGCCAAGACCTTTCTTGCCGTCGGCACCAACGTGGCGACAATCGCCATGCGGCAGGAGAATACCGCCTTTCAGATCATCGCCAACATCCTCTTCAACTCCGACGGCTCACCCCTGAAAAATGCCATTGTCTCCAGCGGTCTGTGCAAGGATTTCGGTGGCTTCTTCATGGCCAATTCATCGAGCAAAACCCTGATGATCACCTATCTTGTCGGCAGTGAGGCAGGGCACCGCGATACCTTCCTCAGTCTCTACAAAACCACCCTGGAGAAAATGGTGGAGGAAGGGCTTGATCACGATCTGGTGCTGGCGGAACTGAACAAGTTCGAATTCAGTCTGCGGGAAGATGCCAGCAAGGCCCAGCGGGGCCTCGACCTCCTCAGCAAGGCGATGCTCGGCCTCCGCTACGGCACTGACCCCATCGAAAACCTGACCAGCGAAGAACTGATAGCCACCCTGCGTCGCAAGGCCTTGAACGAGGGCTACTTTGAAGAGCTGATCAAACACTATCTCCTCGACAATCAGGCGACGGTCGTTGTTACCCTGAGCCCCGACCCGGAAAAGCAAAAGCGCTCCCAGACCGAGGAACAGGCACGTCTCGCCGCCCACGATGCCACCCTGTCCGAGGCGGAGAGAAGCGCCCGGATCAACAGAACGCGGGAGCTACTTGAAGAACAGCTCGAACCGAACAGCCTGGCAACACTTTCCCTTCTGCCGCAACTCTCACTCAGCGACCTGGGAACCGGGGTCGATTTTCCAAAAGCCATGCCGACGGAGATGTTCGGCCAGCAGGTGCTGGTCAGCGAACTGGCCACCAACCACATCACCTACCTCGATGTCGGTTTTGATTTTTCCTGCCTGCCGCCGCAGCTCCTGCCGCTTCTTGACCTCTTTGGCACTATCGCTACCGAGATCGGCACCAAGCGCCTCAGCTACCAACAGTTCGCCAAAGAAATCGCCACCTGCACCGGTGCCTTTTCCCACACCCTGACCACTTATACCAACCGCCGGCAACCCGGTTCGACCAGGCCGGTCTTCTGGCTGCATCTGAAATGTCTGCCGGATTACCTGGATCAGGCATTGAACCTCCTCGCCGAGGTCTTCGCCTCGGTATCCTTTGCCGACCGGGCTCGGATACGCGAGATCGTCGGCCGGGAGTTCGCCTGGGCCGAGCATTCCGCCCACAGCGAGGGCTATAACCTTCCCTCCACCCGGGTCTTCGCCCATCTGAGCACTGCCGGCCTGTACAACGAACTGGTCAGTGGCGTCACCGCTTACCTGGCATTAAAGGACCTGGCCGTCAACTACGAGGCGAAGGAGGAGACCTTTCTCGCCGCCCTGCAGCAGATCGCCGGCCTGCTCTTTAACCGCAACAACCTCATTCTGGCGACAACCGCCGACGGCCGAGAGCTCAGGCCCCTCATGCAGCTGGGCAGGTGCATCACCGATGCCCTCCCAGCCACACCGCTGGCCAGCTATACCCTACCCGCCCCGCAGCTGGCGACGCATGAGGCCTTTATTACCTCCGCCGAGGTGGTCTTTGCCGTCCAGGGCGGCAATCTCCTGAAAAACTCCGAGGGCTATAACGGCCACTTCGAGGTGCTGAAGACCTATTTATCCCGGGATTATCTGTGGAATACCGTGCGGCAGATGGGCGGGGCCTATGGCTGCTTTATCCAGTTCGGCCAACTGACCGGCAATCTCGCCTATGTCAGCTACCGTGACCCCCAGGTAAAGAAAACCTACGACGCCTACAACGCGGTCCCAGCGGTTGTCGCCGGGCTCGATCTGCCGGATAAGGTCCTCGAACAATTGATCATCGGCACCTACGGCAACTTTGACCCGCTGCAGAGCGCCGCCGCCAAAGGGGCCACCGCCAGAAACGATTATCTGAACGGTATCGATCCCGAGTTCAAACAACAGCGGTTGACCGAAATCACCGCCACGACCCTTGCCGATCTGCGCAGTTTTGCCCCGGCCTTTGCCGCCATGACGGCAGGCAGCCACCGCGCCATCATCGGCAACAGGAGCAAAATCGAGGCTGCCGGATCGCTGTTCGACAGTATTGTTGAGTTGTAG